A genomic stretch from Pseudomonas alkylphenolica includes:
- the sixA gene encoding phosphohistidine phosphatase SixA yields the protein MKLWVLRHGEAEPRANSDAERRLTAHGREQVLCSAAELLGQPLQAIIASPYVRAQQTAGLVHEALGFDKPLQTVTWLTPDTDPQEVIAELDKLGLEQVLLVSHQPLVSCLVGMLEQGHRQGPSMSTASLAELEGDWPLAGLMTLRSLSHP from the coding sequence GTGAAGCTCTGGGTGTTGCGTCATGGTGAAGCCGAGCCCCGGGCCAACAGCGATGCCGAGCGCCGGCTGACCGCGCATGGGCGTGAGCAGGTACTGTGCAGCGCCGCAGAGCTGCTCGGCCAGCCGTTACAGGCGATCATCGCCAGCCCTTACGTACGCGCCCAGCAGACTGCCGGGCTGGTGCACGAGGCGCTAGGGTTTGATAAACCGCTGCAGACAGTCACCTGGCTGACCCCGGACACCGATCCCCAGGAGGTCATTGCCGAGCTGGACAAGCTGGGCCTGGAGCAGGTGTTGCTGGTCAGTCATCAGCCGCTGGTGAGCTGTCTGGTCGGCATGCTGGAGCAAGGGCACCGGCAGGGGCCTTCGATGTCCACGGCGAGCCTGGCGGAGCTCGAAGGTGATTGGCCGCTGGCTGGATTGATGACGTTGCGAAGCTTGTCTCATCCCTGA
- a CDS encoding DUF4389 domain-containing protein — protein MNESPNQSQRESIILRVLWMLVFLVVWQLAELLLGGLVLVQLIYRLIYGAPSASLMNFGDSLSQFLAQIGRFGSFHSDQKPWPFADWPAPRAPEGEAAHSVPPAPHPVRDEEPKL, from the coding sequence ATGAACGAATCCCCGAACCAGTCGCAACGCGAGTCAATCATCCTGCGCGTGTTGTGGATGCTGGTATTCCTGGTGGTCTGGCAATTGGCCGAACTGCTGCTGGGCGGCCTGGTGCTGGTTCAGCTGATCTACCGTCTGATCTACGGCGCGCCGAGTGCCAGCCTGATGAACTTCGGTGACAGCCTCAGCCAGTTTCTGGCGCAGATTGGCCGCTTCGGCAGCTTCCACAGCGACCAGAAGCCCTGGCCGTTCGCCGACTGGCCAGCACCGCGCGCGCCAGAAGGTGAAGCCGCCCATAGCGTACCGCCAGCGCCGCATCCGGTACGTGACGAGGAGCCCAAGCTGTGA